Proteins co-encoded in one Oreochromis aureus strain Israel breed Guangdong linkage group 3, ZZ_aureus, whole genome shotgun sequence genomic window:
- the LOC116327807 gene encoding lysophosphatidic acid receptor 6 isoform X2, with protein sequence MSISNTTACTNDSTSHFDIIHVCLYSFIFIVGLTLNVIALVFFFCQIKSRSPTVVYMTNLTMADFLLILTLPVRICYHLGLKGIPPVLCDCLGLILKANMYGSILFLACICFDRCIAVSFPMSSRIQRARQKSRLVCLAVWILSFGPSLPIYILKRENVSLNVTKNCFDNPPVYATQPAVVFSTLLLGFGLPLAIMLICSWILVHTVQKSPVAQTNLVDSRKIRRMIATSLLIFLISFSPYHATLVVLSLHRDAITSRTCNGMQPMLAAYRYSLVVACLNTVLNPIAYYFTTDTFRKNVVIGTVQKMFPLYNLSSGQR encoded by the coding sequence ATGTCCATCAGCAACACCACTGCCTGCACCAATGACAGTACGAGCCACTTCGACATCATCCACGTGTGCTTGTACTCCTTCATCTTCATCGTGGGTCTTACTTTGAATGTTATAGctctggtattttttttttgtcaaatcaAATCCAGATCCCCAACAGTTGTCTACATGACCAACCTGACCATGGCGGACTTTTTACTCATCCTCACATTGCCAGTGAGAATCTGCTACCACCTTGGATTAAAAGGCATTCCTCCGGTGTTGTGCGATTGCCTTGGCTTGATCCTGAAGGCCAACATGTACGGGAGCATCTTATTCCTTGCTTGTATTTGCTTTGACCGCTGCATCGCTGTCAGCTTTCCTATGTCTTCAAGAATTCAGAGAGCAAGACAGAAGTCACGGTTGGTTTGTCTTGCAGTCTGGATACTGTCCTTTGGTCCAAGTCTGCCAATCTACATCCTCAAGCgtgaaaatgtttctttaaatgttaCTAAAAATTGTTTTGATAACCCACCGGTTTATGCCACACAACCAGCAGTagttttttccactttattgCTGGGGTTTGGGCTCCCTTTAGCAATTATGCTAATATGCTCCTGGATATTGGTTCATACTGTTCAAAAAAGCCCTGTGGCTCAGACAAATCTGGTGGACAGCAGAAAGATCCGGAGGATGATCGCTACAAGCCTGCTTATTTTCCTAATCAGTTTCTCTCCATACCATGCTACCCTAGTTGTCCTCTCCCTGCACAGAGACGCTATAACCTCTAGAACTTGTAATGGTATGCAGCCCATGTTGGCTGCATACCGCTACAGCCTGGTGGTGGCTTGTCTAAACACAGTGCTTAACCCCATTGCATATTATTTCACCACAGATACCTTCAGGAAGAACGTTGTGATAGGCACTGTTCAAAAGATGTTCCCCCTGTACAATCTGAGTTCAGGGCAGAGATAG
- the LOC116327807 gene encoding lysophosphatidic acid receptor 6 isoform X1, with the protein MWQRYQLTTEVLFFCCYWIVTNLIIKQLTMSISNTTACTNDSTSHFDIIHVCLYSFIFIVGLTLNVIALVFFFCQIKSRSPTVVYMTNLTMADFLLILTLPVRICYHLGLKGIPPVLCDCLGLILKANMYGSILFLACICFDRCIAVSFPMSSRIQRARQKSRLVCLAVWILSFGPSLPIYILKRENVSLNVTKNCFDNPPVYATQPAVVFSTLLLGFGLPLAIMLICSWILVHTVQKSPVAQTNLVDSRKIRRMIATSLLIFLISFSPYHATLVVLSLHRDAITSRTCNGMQPMLAAYRYSLVVACLNTVLNPIAYYFTTDTFRKNVVIGTVQKMFPLYNLSSGQR; encoded by the exons ATGTGGCAAAGATATCAGCTCACCACAGAAGtgctcttcttctgctgctacTGGATCGTTACAAATTTGATCATCAAACAG CTCACGATGTCCATCAGCAACACCACTGCCTGCACCAATGACAGTACGAGCCACTTCGACATCATCCACGTGTGCTTGTACTCCTTCATCTTCATCGTGGGTCTTACTTTGAATGTTATAGctctggtattttttttttgtcaaatcaAATCCAGATCCCCAACAGTTGTCTACATGACCAACCTGACCATGGCGGACTTTTTACTCATCCTCACATTGCCAGTGAGAATCTGCTACCACCTTGGATTAAAAGGCATTCCTCCGGTGTTGTGCGATTGCCTTGGCTTGATCCTGAAGGCCAACATGTACGGGAGCATCTTATTCCTTGCTTGTATTTGCTTTGACCGCTGCATCGCTGTCAGCTTTCCTATGTCTTCAAGAATTCAGAGAGCAAGACAGAAGTCACGGTTGGTTTGTCTTGCAGTCTGGATACTGTCCTTTGGTCCAAGTCTGCCAATCTACATCCTCAAGCgtgaaaatgtttctttaaatgttaCTAAAAATTGTTTTGATAACCCACCGGTTTATGCCACACAACCAGCAGTagttttttccactttattgCTGGGGTTTGGGCTCCCTTTAGCAATTATGCTAATATGCTCCTGGATATTGGTTCATACTGTTCAAAAAAGCCCTGTGGCTCAGACAAATCTGGTGGACAGCAGAAAGATCCGGAGGATGATCGCTACAAGCCTGCTTATTTTCCTAATCAGTTTCTCTCCATACCATGCTACCCTAGTTGTCCTCTCCCTGCACAGAGACGCTATAACCTCTAGAACTTGTAATGGTATGCAGCCCATGTTGGCTGCATACCGCTACAGCCTGGTGGTGGCTTGTCTAAACACAGTGCTTAACCCCATTGCATATTATTTCACCACAGATACCTTCAGGAAGAACGTTGTGATAGGCACTGTTCAAAAGATGTTCCCCCTGTACAATCTGAGTTCAGGGCAGAGATAG